Genomic window (Lutra lutra chromosome 2, mLutLut1.2, whole genome shotgun sequence):
TGGCAGAGAGTATAGAGACCTTAAGAGGCCTCTGGGTAGAAAGAACCCAGAAGTGAATAGTGAGGACCAAAGATCAGATGAGGCCAATAAAAATATCGATCTGGAAGGACAGTGATACTATGTACAGGAATCCTCTTCTTCAACTTAGAAATAAAGCtcaataataatgatataaaGGAGCCTTTCAATTATCCCTGAATTTGGACCCTGAGATTTACAACTGTCAGacaataattttcttatttcatattatttattattttctcttcccctATTAGGGTGGCaatcatttttgtttctcataGCAGGTATTAGGCACTTTTGAATTCATCaaagtatatatagatatataaacatataataaatatataatataaaatatataaacaaaatatatacatcctttataaatgtgaatatatataatttattattttaaagcaaacttCAATTAATTCTGTTCTACTTAAGATTCTTCTTAGCTACAGTGTAACAACAGAAGAGAAGCCAGTAACCACAAAGACAAGATCAATATTACCTAAGTCCTTCCACACGGGGATTTGaaaattggtaatttttttttaaagggcttgttgatttaaataaaatagtcttGATGGAGCccttcaaggttttttttttttctgattttaagtttttattttaattctggttaGCTCACATACAGTATTCTATGGATTTCAAGTGTACAGTTTCAACACTTCATATAGAACTCTGCGCCcatcacagcaagtgcactcCTCAATCTCCATCACATATTTAACCAAACCCTCAACCACTTCAGGGTTCTTAAGGAAGATATAAATTTGACAACATTTCTCTTAGGacattaagttttatttaattttaccttcCCTTTTAGACTGTTTTGCTGTGTTTATCTTAACCTTTGACTAAATGAATCAGTCATTTTGAAATGTTCAGGTTGTTAAAATCAGAAGCAAAGTCTCCTCTAAGGTTACACTATTTCTAACCTCCATGAAATTATGGTATCTAAATTTTTATAGCCTATGGAACTATACTTGAATGAGAATAAAACAGGGTTAGTGTGCAATACAGTTTGGGCTTCAGCATTAAAAGGTCTAAAAAAATATAGTACATTTATTCTTAAGTGTTATATAACGGAagcgcttaggtggctcagtcagttaagcaactgccttgggctcaggtcatgatcccggggtcatctgagacccccacatcaggcctcctgctcagtggggagcctgcttctccctctccctctgcctgctgctccccctgcttgtgcatgctgtcaaataaataaataaaaccccgAAGTATTATATAATGTAAACATCAACTATCCAGATCATGACTGTATACCAACTCCAAGCCTCGTGCCTGCCAAGTAAAAATTCTTTAAGAATGAgtactcaaaaaaagaaagaaagaaagaaaaatgatattggaAAACTATAGTTTTTAACATGGAAAAAAGTCTACATTAGATGAAAACAAGTTACTCAACAGCAGACTTAAAgtgatcaattttttaaaaattcatgtatgtGAGTATGAATAAAAAAACAGCTGGCACACGGAAAAAGGATAAGTAAATCCAACAGCATGAATTTTGATTATGTACAGTGTCTATCGCTCATGACAGGACTTTGTATGAGAAAGTTCCCTTCTTCATTTGTAAGGGTAAGCTGACAGGTTTGCAAGTTAGAGCTTCTCAACGGACAGTGGCTCTTTGAGCCCTGAAACTCTTCGGGTGTTCCAAAGTCCTGGTGTTAATACATCCTTAAAGTTTAATAAATTCCTCCTCCCTTTATTAAAACGACACTCATTTGCTTGTTGAAAAACCCTGGTCATTTGTTCTGTAGaaattctctttctgtatttggcTGATCGCACCACGGCACGTGGCGCCTGGCGGTAAGAGGCCAAGCCGCGTTTGGACTCGATTAATTCGCGCACACGGACATGCGACTGTCTTGCAACACGAGTATTTCGGAGCTGTCGCCGCGCACGTCAGAGGGCATCAGCAGGCGCGGAACATGTCCCCCGTGTAGTGACGTTACACTTGCCCAGTGACTTCAAGCGTCGCCCACCTGACCCATAACTACAAAGTGTCTCAATTTCACCTAATAGTTAACAGCCACGGGCCCCGCGGGCTGGATCTATGACGTCATCGGGACTGCAAAATGGCGGTTTTAAGTTCTATCCCTCTTCCCGCATGTCTCAGTCGACATTCCATAGAGAAGAgatttctttctccagctccgaGGATGCCCTGAAAGACTATGCACCCTAAAAAAGCTGGAAAACGCTGCTTTCTTTTACTGACCTTGATCTAGTTTTAGCAGGCATCCGAGTGGGGGTCCTCCGCCCGCGGTGAGCCGTGAGTTTCCTGCAGCTCCCGCCGCTGCCCCCGCTCCCGCCGCTGCCCCCGCTCCCGCCGCTCCCGCCGCTCCCCAAGGTTACCAGGCGGCCAACCGGAAGGACGAGAGGGGCCCGGGCAGGCCAAGGCCCGGCGcggggcctggggcaggagggctgggTCAGGACACCATACCTTGTGCAGGTCCTAGGAGGCAGAATCCGACTCTCCCGAGCTGTTCCGGACGTCGGTGCCCCCCGCGCACTCGCCGGGCTCCTCGCTGTCCCCACCGCTGTCGCCGGCCGCAGGGCTCCTCTCATCGGGGCCGGCCGGCGCGCCCCCCGCGGGGTCCCGGTCCTCCCAGGGGCCCGGCGCCCCGCGCCCGCCCTTCCCCAGCGCCTCGGCCATGCGCGAGAGGTCGCGCCGCATGGCATAGGCGTCCTCCCCGTCCGCGTAGTAGCGCGGCTCCACCTCGCTGACCTGGAAGTCCAGCGTGTCGGCGTAGAGGCGCAGCGCCGCGCGGTTGCTCCTGCGCACGTGCAGCGACACGTAGCGCGCGCCGAAGTTCTCCACCATGGCGCGCGACGCCTGGTCCATGAGCTTCTGCGCCAGGCCGAGGCGCCGGTGCGAGCGCTTCACCGCCAGCGACGTGATGTGCCCGTGCGCGACGTCGTCCGCGTCCTCCTCCATCTTGGCCAGCACGTAGCCCACCATGCGGCCGGCCTCGTCCTCGGCGACGTAGGACAGCTGCGGCCAGGACAGGCCGTGGTACAGGTAGTACTTCATCTGGTAGTTCTCGGGCAGGCACAGCAGGTTGCAGTGCTGCATGTTGACCAGGTCGCGCGGCCGCGCGTTGCGGATGTTCATGGCGGCGGCCGCAAGCGGGGTGGCGGGAAGGCCCGGCGAGGAGCGGCGGCCAGACACGAGAGCCGCTTCCAGCCTCGACAGCGTGGTCCGAGGGCCGCAGTCCTGAGGCGGGAGGCCGGAGACGTGCGAGGCGGAGAGGGCCAGCAGGTGGAAAGGGCGGGGCTATGATGGGGCTTCCGGAAGTGCGCCGCCCGCTACCAGCCAATGAGATTTTCTCATTACTGCGAGGGTGCGTGCGCAAGCAGTAGGGGGTGGGGACGTAGAGCTCATCTCCTTGGTGTTCAGTGTGCTGTTTCATCTGAGGCTGCCACTAttcctttgttttaattataaCTTCTTAATTTGCATACGTCTGGTTAAACTTGGAAGACCTGAGTAAACCCATATAACCAGAATGTAGACCAAGAATCAGGCTATTGCACACACACCAGgagcattgctgctatgaacattggggtacagatggcccttcttttcactccatctgtatctttggggtaaatacccagtagtgcaattgcagggtcatagggaagttctatttttaatttcttgaggaatctccacactgttctccaaagtggctgcaccaacttgcattcccaccaacagtggaagagggttcccctttctccacatcctctccaacacttgttgtttactgtcttgttaattttggccattctaactggtgtaaggtggtatctcaatgtggttttgatttgaatctccctgatggctagtgatgatgaacattttttcatgcgtctgatagccatttgtatgtcttcattggagaactgtctgttcatgtcttctgcccattttttgacatgattatctgttttgtgtgtgtagagcttgagaagttctttatagatcctggatatcagccctttgtctgtactgtcatttgtgaatatcttctctcattccgtgggttgcctctttgttttgttgactgtttcctttgctgtgcagaacttttgatcttgatgaagtcccaaaaattcatttttgctttggtttcctttgcctttggtgacgtgttttgaaagaagttgctgtggccgatgtcaaagaggttactgcctatgttcacttctaggattttgatagattcctgcctcacgttggggtctttcagccattttgaggttatctttgtgtatggtatgagagaatttcattcttctatacatagctgtccaattttcccagcaccatttattgaagagactgtcttttttccactgtatgttttttcaTGCATTgttgaatattatttgaccatagagttgagggtccatatctgggctctctgctctgttccactggtctatgtgtctgtttttatgccagtaccatgctgtcttggtgatcacagctttgtagtaaagcttgacattaggcaacgtgatgcccccagttttgcttttctttttcaacatttccttagcaattcaggtctcttctgatcccatacaaattttagtattatttgctccagctctttgaaaaatgccaatggaattttgatcagaatggcattgaaagtatagattgctctaggcagtatagacattttaacaatgtttattcttctgatccaagagcatgaaagggtcttccatcttttggtgtcttcttcaatttctttcatgagtgttctgtagttcctcgagtacagatcctttacctctttggttaggtttattcccacatattttatggttcttggtgctatagtaaatggaatcgattctttaatttccctttctgtattttcattcttagtgtataagaaagcaactgatttctgtgcattgattttgtatcctgccactttactgaattactgaatgagttctagtagtttgcgggtggagtcttttgggttttccatataaagtatcatgtcctctgcgaagagagagagtttgacttcttcattgccaatttgaataccttttatttctctttgttgtctgattgctgttgctaggatttctaataccATGTTGAACAAgattggtgagagtgggcatccttgttttgttcctgatctcaaagggaagtcTGTGAGCTTTTCctcattaagaatgatattcgctgtgggtttttcatagatagattttatgaagttcaggaatgttccctctgtccctatactttgaaatgttttaatcaggaacggatactggattttgtcaaatgctttttctgcatcaattgagaggaccatgtggttcttctctcttctcttattgatttgttctgtcacattgattgatttgcgaatgttgaaccacccttgcaaccaaTGGATAtattccacctggtcatggtggataatctttagtgtactgttggatcctattagctaggatcttgttgagaatcttagcatacatattcatcagggatattggtcagaaattctccttttgggtgggtctttgcttggtttggggatcaggataatgctggcttcacaaaaagagtctggaaattttccttctgcttcaattttttgagacagcttcaggagaataggtattatttcttctttgaaagtttggtagaattccgcaGGGAAtttgtcaggtcctgggctcttgttttttgggaggtttttgatcactgcttcaatctcgttactagacattggtctattcaggttgtcactttcttcttgattcagttttggaagttgatagttctccaggaatgcatccatttcatctaggtttcttaacttattggcatataactgttgataatagtttaatttaatagtttaatagttatCAATATAACTGTTTAtaattagtttggccagtggtttatcaatcttattgattctttcaaaaaaccagcttctagtttcattgatgtgttctactgtatctctagtttctatctcattgatctctgctctaatcttgattatttcccttcttgtgtgtggagttggcttaatttgaacagaaatttctggagacaatctatagagacaaagacttcacaggtaacacgatgtcaataaaaatgtatctctcaataatcactctcaatgtgaatggcctaaatgcgcccataaaatggcacaggattccagattggataaaatgatagatccatccatatgttgtctataagagacccattttgaacctaaggatacgtctagactgaaagtgaagggatggagaagcatctttcttgccaatgggcctcaaaagaagacTCAGgcagcgattctcatatcagataaattatttttaaactaaagactgtagtcagagatacagaaggacactacataattcttaaagggtctatccaccaagaagatctaacaattgtaaatatttatgcccccaatcaGGGAGCAACCAATTACATAGGAAAACTGTtaaagataaagagtcatattgatatgaatacattaatagtaggagatcttaacatgccattctcagtaatagatcatccaagcagaaaatcaataaagaaacaagagcattgaggagactgaggtcaagatggcagagaagtagcaggctgagatgacatcaggtagcaggagatcagctagatagcttatcaaaccactcagaacacctacaaatccaacaggagatcgaagagaagagtagcaattctagaaacagaaaatcgaccactttctgaaaggtaggaccggcagagaagtgaatccaaagctacgaGAAGATAgacctctgggggaggggccggcacctggcaagcggtggagcaatggagcacaaaatcagaactttcaaaagtctgctccatggagggacattgctccagaggctaaactgcgGTGACGCCTGTGCGGGGAcatgtggtctcaggtcctgtggggtcacagaaggaacgggggtgtctgagtgtcacagagctcacaggtattagaggagggaagccagctacagagcctgagctgaggagtgagctctcaactcggggttaccttatcGTGATCCATGGCACAGGTCACTactctgtgagcagggaccccacaagaacTTGGGGGGAGACTCCCCTGGAAGAGTGCAGAGATCTGcggggttcagagactccaggcagggctgtgtgccagagacacagaggctcggtcacaggctgggtgagcttggagcagggccggaggccagggagcgGGGAGGGATTGatcgcttttctctgagggtgcactgaggagtggggccccgagctctgggcttctctgggctggagattgggaggccgccattttcattctggtcatccggaactctacggaaagtgttcagggaacaaaagctcccaaaggCGAAAccgagtggattacttagcctggcccctggtaagggtggtgcaattccacctcgggcaaagacattagAAAATCATTATAACAGCCCCCCCAcgccaagaagatcagcaagaaatccagccatgaccaagttcacttaccaaggagacagtggaattccagaaggggagaaagcaaagtatggaattcatggctttctccctatgattctttagtcgtgcaaagttaattaattttttttaattttatttttttctctgctaaattttttttgaacttttaccctttcctcttttaacatttcttaactagtttatcttaacaatacctttcaagaaaaatcttttttgaaccttcattattatagtcacattttgttcttcattgtatctaactttattttttgtatacacataggattttttcctctaaaaaagtttagttctttaaaaagttctaatagatcaaaatataccctgtatctagcacagggctttgttctaatctccagcctgagcaaattcctccattttctttccctttattcttccaaccaacttatcttatcaactcctcttttagaaattaaaaaaaaatttttttcatctttatagtcatattccatctcctcatcatgtttacccttatatatgttttccattctttaaaattttgggaagtagtttcatctaagagaccaaaattgtcccaaaattaagtgggtgatcCTGTTCTATTCACcggtctaatatatatatatatatatatatatatatatatatatattttttttttttttttccctctttttaattttttttttctgaacttcccccccctttccttcccacaatttgggatctcctctgatttggttaaagcacattttactggtgtctttgccacccttttattattttattcactctttcatatattcttatctggataaaatgacaaggcagaaaaactcaccacaagaaaagaacaagaggcagtaccgaaggccagggacctaatcaatatggacactggtaatatgtcagatctagagttcagaatgatgattctcaaggtgcctgggcttgaaaaaggcatggaagatattaagaaacctgtctggagaaataaaagccctttctggagaaataaaaaaactaaaatctaaccaagttgaatttaaaaaaaagttattaatgaggtgcaataaaaaatggaggctcttaaaaaaaatggaggctcttactgctaggataaatgaggcagaagagagaattagtgatatagaagaccaaatgacagaataaagaagctgaacaaaagagagacaaccaaCTACTGGACCAGGAGAGGAGAATTTGagacaagtgataccataagatgaaacaacattagaacagttgggattccagaagaggaagaaagagagaggggagcagaaggtatatcggagagaattattgtagagaatttccctaatatggcaaagggaacaagcatcaaaatcctggaagcacagagaaccccctcaaaatcaataagcataggtccacaccctgtaatctaagagtaaaatttacaagtcttagcgacaaagagaaaatcctgaaagcagcttgggacaagaagtctgtaacataaaatggtagaagtgttagattggcaacagactaatccacagagacctggcagggcagaaaggactggcatgatatattcagagcactaaacaagaaaaacatgcagccaagaatactatatccagctaggctatcattgaaaatagaaggagagaaaaaaattccaggacaaacaaaaactaaaagaatttataaacaccaaaccagctctacaggaaatactgaaaggggtcctctaagcaaagagagagcctaaaagcagtagatcaaaaaggaacagagacaatatgcagttaacagtcaccttacaggcaatacaatggcactaaattcatgtctctcaatagttaccctgaatgttaatgggctaaatgccccagtcaaaacacacagggtatcagaatggattaaaaaaaaaaaaaaaacccaaaaaccaaaacccatcaatatgctgtgtacaatggggcacctgggtggctcagtgggttaaagcctctgccttaggcttgggtcatgatctcagtgtcctgggaatgagccccacatcaggctttctgctcagtcgggagcctgcttcctcctctctctctctggctgcctctctgcctacttgtgatctctgtctgtcaaataaataaataaaatcttcaaaaaaaaaatgctgtctaCCAGAAAttcatttcagacccaaagacacctccagatttaaagtgagggggtggaaaacaatttaccatgctaatggacatcaaaagaaagcttgtGTGGCAATCCTTgtgtcagatcaattagattttaagctaaagaccataataagagatgagaaagaacactatatcataatcaaagggtctgtccaacaagaatatctaacaattttaaatatctatgg
Coding sequences:
- the NAA11 gene encoding N-alpha-acetyltransferase 11; its protein translation is MNIRNARPRDLVNMQHCNLLCLPENYQMKYYLYHGLSWPQLSYVAEDEAGRMVGYVLAKMEEDADDVAHGHITSLAVKRSHRRLGLAQKLMDQASRAMVENFGARYVSLHVRRSNRAALRLYADTLDFQVSEVEPRYYADGEDAYAMRRDLSRMAEALGKGGRGAPGPWEDRDPAGGAPAGPDERSPAAGDSGGDSEEPGECAGGTDVRNSSGESDSAS